The Bacteroidales bacterium genome contains a region encoding:
- a CDS encoding RNA polymerase sigma factor: MTAAEYNLCVDNHADGVYRFIVKNIGDEEQARDVVQESFTRLWEKHKDVSNEKAKSYLFTTAYHTMIDTIRKEKRQTRLENYHTNEMIVESPSIDLKEVLNQAVEKLPEIQKSVIMLRDYEGYNYAEIGEVTGLNESQVKVYIYRARVFLKSYIGSLQNVI, translated from the coding sequence ATGACGGCAGCAGAATACAATCTGTGTGTGGACAATCATGCCGATGGGGTGTACCGCTTCATAGTCAAGAATATTGGCGATGAGGAACAGGCACGCGACGTGGTACAGGAATCATTTACCCGATTGTGGGAAAAGCACAAAGATGTGAGCAACGAAAAAGCCAAATCATATCTTTTTACAACAGCGTACCATACAATGATTGACACCATCAGGAAAGAAAAAAGACAAACCCGGCTGGAAAATTATCATACCAATGAAATGATTGTTGAGTCGCCAAGCATAGACTTGAAAGAAGTGTTGAACCAGGCCGTGGAAAAGCTTCCCGAAATACAGAAATCGGTGATTATGCTGAGGGATTATGAAGGATACAACTATGCAGAAATTGGTGAAGTTACAGGACTTAATGAGTCGCAGGTGAAAGTGTATATTTACCGGGCTAGGGTGTTTTTAAAGAGTTATATCGGCAGTTTGCAAAATGTAATATGA